Proteins from a genomic interval of Micromonospora sp. NBC_00389:
- a CDS encoding LysR family transcriptional regulator, with amino-acid sequence MDTEALRSFVRAAELGQVQHAADELGVTQQAVSKRIAALERELEVRLFKRTARGVELTLDGQAFLPHARSIVAGVERAITAVRPGFRALRIDVLGLRSAQAVVLHDYWRSHPETNLDVVTLRVNDPRVAVAAVEAGDIDASFRTVTAPDTLPSDVQMIHAFDSPLELLVGPRHPLASARRLTPPQLRKHRIWVPGIAPRSEWADFYDQLATEFDLRIDAAGPHFGDEVLLDTLADSADVATLVGARDRYIWPTNYDLRRIPIVNPTLAYPLSLVLPRTNPHPGLRAIITHLGSLPRLPETVWLPSWATTPRRGDSDIANARRSQPRQG; translated from the coding sequence GTGGACACCGAGGCATTGCGATCGTTCGTCCGGGCGGCCGAGCTCGGACAGGTGCAACATGCGGCCGATGAGCTGGGCGTGACGCAGCAGGCAGTCTCCAAGCGGATCGCCGCCCTGGAACGCGAGCTGGAAGTCCGTCTGTTCAAACGTACGGCCCGAGGAGTTGAGCTGACGCTCGATGGTCAGGCATTTCTCCCCCACGCGCGGAGCATCGTCGCGGGTGTCGAGCGCGCCATCACCGCGGTCAGGCCGGGCTTCCGGGCCCTTCGGATCGACGTTCTCGGCCTGCGAAGCGCGCAGGCCGTTGTTCTGCACGACTATTGGCGGTCGCATCCCGAAACCAACCTCGACGTGGTGACCCTCCGGGTCAACGACCCACGCGTGGCCGTCGCCGCCGTCGAAGCGGGCGATATCGACGCCTCGTTCCGTACCGTCACTGCCCCGGACACGCTGCCATCCGACGTGCAAATGATTCACGCGTTCGACTCTCCGCTGGAGCTTCTCGTCGGCCCGAGACATCCGCTCGCCTCCGCGCGCAGACTGACGCCACCGCAGTTGCGTAAGCACCGGATATGGGTGCCGGGTATCGCGCCCCGAAGCGAATGGGCAGATTTCTACGATCAGCTCGCCACCGAATTCGACCTACGCATCGATGCGGCAGGCCCGCACTTTGGAGACGAAGTACTCCTGGACACCCTCGCGGACTCCGCGGACGTGGCCACCCTCGTTGGGGCACGCGACCGGTACATCTGGCCGACGAACTACGACCTACGCCGCATCCCTATCGTGAATCCGACCCTCGCATACCCACTCTCTCTCGTCCTGCCCAGAACGAACCCCCATCCAGGACTCCGGGCAATCATCACCCACCTCGGAAGCCTGCCAAGGCTCCCTGAGACGGTCTGGCTCCCGTCCTGGGCAACGACGCCACGGCGCGGCGACAGCGACATCGCAAATGCTCGCAGGTCCCAGCCCCGACAAGGGTGA
- a CDS encoding sugar O-acetyltransferase, whose product MSSDRLMRIHSAGFQAMAERVLRVTELTSRLNVLPFEDEAGKAELFEQILGRPLSTRVTIYPPFYTDHGLHLDLAERVFINQNCTFLDYAGIRLGERVMVGPKATFITVGHPVDPEERRGWLSGAPIDVAENVWIGAGATILPGVSIGRDAVVAAGAVVTDDVPPASLVTGNKATVHRRW is encoded by the coding sequence ATGTCCAGCGACCGTCTCATGCGCATCCACAGCGCCGGGTTCCAGGCCATGGCCGAGAGGGTCCTGCGGGTCACCGAGCTCACCTCCCGCCTGAACGTCCTGCCCTTCGAGGACGAAGCGGGCAAGGCGGAACTGTTCGAACAGATCCTCGGCAGGCCGCTGTCGACGAGAGTCACGATCTATCCGCCCTTCTACACGGACCACGGCCTTCACTTGGACCTCGCGGAGCGCGTGTTCATCAACCAGAACTGCACGTTCCTGGACTACGCCGGCATCAGGCTCGGCGAGCGCGTGATGGTCGGGCCGAAGGCCACATTCATCACCGTCGGTCACCCGGTCGATCCTGAGGAGCGACGGGGGTGGCTGAGCGGCGCGCCCATCGATGTGGCAGAGAACGTGTGGATCGGCGCCGGTGCCACGATCCTTCCTGGCGTCAGCATTGGCCGTGATGCCGTGGTCGCCGCTGGCGCGGTCGTGACCGATGACGTTCCGCCGGCAAGCCTGGTGACCGGCAATAAGGCAACCGTGCACCGACGGTGGTGA
- a CDS encoding RNA-guided endonuclease InsQ/TnpB family protein — protein MGEVVKRAYKYRFYPTPGQADQLNRTFGCVRKVYNLALDARTRAWAVDRQRSTYVQSSAWLTEWKRTEELAYLTEVSSVPLQQALRHLQAGFAAFWGKRSRYPRFKAKRKSRASAEYTRSAFRWRDGQLTLAKMDAPLTIVWSRPLPEGAQPSTVTVSRDAAGRWFVSLLVEDPSVAVLPPVGAAVGIDAGITSLLTLSTGEKVTNPRHERADRRKLAKAQRDLSRKGKDTKNRAKARLAVARIHARIADRRRDHLHKLSTRLVRENQTVVIEDLSVRTMLRNHSLARAISDAAWTHLRSMIEYKAAWYGRTVIAVDRWHPSTKTCSACGRINTAMTLGVRVWTCPGCDAVHDRDVNAARNILAAGLAER, from the coding sequence ATGGGTGAGGTGGTGAAGCGGGCGTACAAGTACCGCTTCTATCCGACCCCAGGGCAGGCCGATCAGCTCAACCGCACCTTCGGGTGTGTGCGCAAGGTCTACAACCTGGCCTTGGATGCGCGCACCCGTGCGTGGGCGGTTGACCGGCAGCGCAGCACCTATGTGCAGTCGTCGGCGTGGTTGACCGAGTGGAAGCGCACCGAGGAGCTGGCCTACCTCACCGAGGTCAGCTCGGTGCCGTTGCAGCAGGCGCTGCGGCACCTGCAAGCCGGGTTCGCGGCTTTTTGGGGTAAGCGGTCGCGGTACCCGCGTTTCAAGGCCAAGCGGAAGTCTCGGGCGTCGGCGGAGTACACCCGCTCGGCGTTCCGCTGGCGTGACGGGCAGCTCACCCTGGCCAAGATGGACGCGCCGCTGACCATCGTGTGGTCCCGGCCTCTGCCCGAGGGCGCGCAACCGTCCACGGTTACGGTGTCCCGTGACGCGGCCGGCCGCTGGTTCGTGTCCCTGCTGGTGGAAGACCCGTCCGTCGCGGTCCTGCCGCCGGTGGGCGCTGCGGTGGGGATAGACGCGGGCATCACCAGTCTGCTGACTCTGTCCACCGGGGAGAAGGTCACCAACCCTCGGCACGAGCGCGCTGACCGGCGCAAGCTGGCCAAGGCGCAGCGCGACCTGTCCCGTAAGGGCAAGGACACCAAGAACCGGGCCAAAGCCCGGCTTGCGGTGGCCCGCATCCATGCCCGCATCGCCGACCGGCGGCGGGATCACCTGCACAAGTTGTCGACTCGACTCGTCCGTGAGAATCAAACGGTCGTGATCGAGGATCTCAGTGTGCGCACCATGCTGCGCAACCACAGCCTGGCCCGCGCCATCTCCGACGCGGCGTGGACACACCTGCGCAGCATGATCGAGTACAAGGCCGCCTGGTACGGGCGGACCGTTATCGCCGTCGACCGCTGGCACCCGAGCACGAAGACCTGTTCGGCGTGCGGGCGGATCAACACCGCCATGACTCTCGGCGTCCGCGTCTGGACGTGTCCCGGCTGTGATGCCGTGCACGACCGGGACGTCAACGCCGCCCGCAACATCCTCGCCGCCGGGCTGGCGGAGAGGTGA
- a CDS encoding DUF5872 domain-containing protein, with the protein MARYTKPELREQIKEEIKASDKGGRQGQWSARKSQLLTQEYKRRGGGFEGPKDERQKSLQRWGHENWQTRQGDTRARRGGTTSRYLPKRAWEQLSDDQKRATDTMKREASRSGKQYVANTGPAKRARRDATSTGRLSELPVVEAAKLVRGLDTRQLKAALRNEHAGKARKTLIGVAAWIPLPSGGGGNAAPSPQG; encoded by the coding sequence ATGGCGCGCTACACGAAGCCCGAACTCAGAGAGCAGATCAAGGAAGAGATCAAGGCTTCCGACAAGGGCGGCAGGCAGGGACAGTGGTCGGCACGTAAGTCGCAGCTGCTCACGCAGGAGTACAAGAGGCGCGGCGGGGGATTCGAGGGCCCCAAGGACGAGCGGCAGAAGTCCCTGCAGCGGTGGGGACACGAGAACTGGCAGACCAGACAGGGCGACACCCGAGCACGTCGCGGCGGCACGACGAGTCGGTACCTGCCCAAGCGTGCCTGGGAGCAGCTGTCGGATGACCAGAAGCGCGCGACCGACACCATGAAGCGCGAGGCGTCGCGATCCGGCAAGCAGTACGTCGCGAACACCGGGCCGGCCAAGCGGGCGCGCAGGGATGCCACGTCGACCGGACGGCTGTCGGAGCTACCGGTCGTCGAGGCGGCCAAACTCGTCCGTGGCCTCGACACTCGACAGCTCAAGGCTGCCCTGCGCAACGAGCACGCCGGCAAGGCTCGCAAGACGCTCATCGGTGTCGCGGCGTGGATACCCCTGCCTTCAGGCGGGGGAGGAAACGCCGCTCCCTCCCCTCAGGGATAG
- a CDS encoding ABC transporter ATP-binding protein, which yields MSMEVTAWTSLHHAMNAQDERPLSRATLKRIARFARPHRSLIIRFLLLSVVTAVLTVAAPVLAGRVVDAIVDGADSSIVIRLAVLIAVIALAEAGLGLVTRFLSASIGEGLIVQLRTAVFDHVQRMPVAFFTRTRTGALVSRLNNDVIGAQRAFSDTLSGVVGNAVTLVLTLAVMLSFSWQITLLALVLLPIFVLPARRMGSRLAQLQREAAEHNAAMSTRMTERFSAPGATLVKLYGRPAEESAEFAARARRVRDIGVRAAMLQWVFITALTVVGSLALALVYGLGGLYALRGSLDAGTVVALALLLSRLYAPLTSLASARVEVMSALVSFERVFEILDLKPLILDRSDARPLPDGPVAVEFDAVRFGYPSADKVSLASLEDVTKLDTRGGEEVLHGVSFRAEAGQMVALVGSSGAGKSTIAQLVPRLYDVEDGAVKLADVDVRDLSAESVRTALGVVTQDGHLFHESIRANLVFARPDATEEEMWEVLRRARLDALIRSLPDGLDTVVGERGYRLSGGERQRLTIARLLLARPRVVILDEATAHLDSTSEAAVQEALAEALTGRTSVVIAHRLSTIRAADQILVVEDGRIVERGRHSELLAAGGRYQELYRTQFDQDEPAAQEDRVAAV from the coding sequence ATGAGCATGGAAGTTACCGCGTGGACGTCCCTGCACCACGCGATGAACGCGCAGGACGAACGACCACTGTCCCGGGCCACCCTGAAGCGCATCGCGCGGTTCGCGCGGCCGCACCGTTCCCTGATCATCAGGTTCCTGCTGTTGAGCGTGGTGACGGCGGTCCTCACTGTGGCGGCACCGGTCCTCGCCGGTCGGGTGGTGGACGCGATCGTCGACGGCGCCGACAGCAGCATCGTGATCCGGTTGGCGGTGCTGATCGCCGTGATCGCCCTGGCCGAAGCCGGCCTGGGTCTGGTGACGCGGTTCCTGTCCGCCAGCATCGGTGAGGGGCTGATCGTCCAGCTGCGGACAGCCGTCTTCGACCACGTCCAGCGCATGCCGGTGGCGTTCTTCACCCGGACCCGTACCGGTGCGCTGGTCAGCCGTTTGAACAACGATGTGATCGGCGCGCAGCGGGCCTTCAGCGACACTCTGTCGGGTGTGGTCGGCAACGCCGTCACACTGGTCCTGACGCTGGCGGTGATGCTCAGCTTCTCCTGGCAGATCACGCTGCTGGCGCTCGTACTGCTGCCCATCTTCGTCCTTCCGGCCCGGCGGATGGGTTCGCGGCTCGCCCAGTTGCAGCGCGAGGCCGCCGAGCACAACGCGGCCATGAGCACCCGGATGACCGAACGCTTCTCGGCACCCGGCGCGACACTGGTCAAGCTGTACGGGCGTCCGGCCGAGGAGTCGGCCGAGTTCGCGGCGCGGGCGCGGCGGGTGCGCGACATCGGCGTCCGCGCCGCCATGCTCCAGTGGGTCTTCATCACCGCGCTCACCGTCGTCGGCTCGCTGGCGCTGGCCCTGGTCTACGGGCTGGGCGGTCTCTACGCCCTCCGGGGCAGCCTCGACGCCGGCACAGTGGTCGCGCTCGCGCTGCTGCTGTCGCGCCTCTACGCGCCGTTGACGTCGCTGGCCAGCGCCCGGGTCGAGGTGATGAGCGCGCTGGTGAGCTTCGAGCGGGTGTTCGAGATCCTCGACCTCAAGCCGCTGATCCTCGACAGGTCCGATGCCCGGCCGCTCCCTGACGGACCGGTCGCGGTGGAGTTCGACGCGGTACGGTTCGGCTACCCGTCGGCCGACAAGGTGTCGCTGGCGTCCCTTGAGGATGTGACGAAGCTCGATACGCGCGGCGGCGAGGAGGTGCTGCACGGCGTGTCGTTCCGCGCCGAAGCGGGGCAGATGGTCGCCCTCGTCGGCTCCTCCGGAGCGGGCAAGTCGACGATCGCCCAACTCGTGCCGCGCCTGTACGACGTCGAGGATGGCGCGGTGAAGCTCGCCGACGTCGACGTACGCGACCTGTCGGCCGAGTCGGTCCGAACGGCACTCGGCGTGGTGACCCAGGACGGGCATCTATTTCACGAGAGCATCCGCGCCAACCTGGTGTTCGCCCGGCCGGACGCGACCGAGGAGGAGATGTGGGAGGTACTGCGGCGGGCCCGGCTCGACGCCCTGATCCGCTCACTTCCGGATGGGCTCGACACCGTCGTCGGTGAGCGCGGGTACCGCCTGTCGGGCGGCGAACGGCAACGGCTCACCATCGCGCGGTTACTGCTGGCCCGCCCCCGGGTGGTCATCCTCGACGAGGCCACGGCGCATCTGGACTCCACGTCGGAAGCCGCCGTACAGGAAGCCCTCGCCGAGGCCCTGACCGGCCGGACCAGTGTGGTCATCGCGCACCGGCTGTCCACCATCCGCGCGGCCGACCAGATCCTCGTCGTCGAGGACGGACGCATCGTCGAACGCGGGCGACACAGCGAGCTACTCGCCGCCGGTGGCCGGTACCAGGAGTTGTACCGCACCCAGTTCGACCAGGACGAGCCGGCGGCCCAGGAGGATCGGGTCGCGGCCGTCTAG
- a CDS encoding PepSY domain-containing protein, producing MKRNSLLLASVGGAAVLAVAGVALGVSAADDSRPVGGAALAAATADPTATDEPDDSATSATPAAPGASGTPTSGTPSSGSSPGGGAVNAQRAGEIALARAGGGQIVEIEAEQEHGRPVWSVEIVAGDTEHEVDVDRDNGTVVKAEQEPVDDDHDDDDDDQSDDDDDDRSGDDD from the coding sequence ATGAAGCGCAACTCTCTGCTCCTGGCGTCGGTCGGCGGGGCGGCGGTGCTCGCTGTGGCCGGGGTCGCGCTCGGCGTCAGCGCCGCAGACGACTCTCGGCCGGTCGGTGGCGCGGCACTCGCCGCCGCTACCGCCGACCCGACGGCCACCGACGAACCGGACGACAGCGCCACCAGCGCTACGCCCGCCGCACCAGGGGCCAGCGGTACGCCGACCAGCGGTACGCCGTCGAGCGGCAGTTCGCCGGGGGGCGGGGCGGTCAACGCGCAGCGCGCCGGCGAGATCGCGCTCGCCAGGGCCGGCGGCGGCCAGATCGTCGAGATCGAGGCCGAGCAGGAGCACGGCCGCCCGGTCTGGAGCGTCGAGATCGTCGCCGGTGACACCGAGCACGAGGTGGACGTCGACCGGGACAACGGCACGGTGGTCAAGGCCGAGCAGGAGCCGGTCGACGACGACCATGACGACGACGATGACGACCAGTCCGACGACGACGATGACGACAGGTCCGGCGACGACGACTGA
- a CDS encoding sensor histidine kinase, giving the protein MRARLALLVAAVSVLTLIAFLVPLALLVRTVAEDRATVRATADAQSLVPVVGTADAATIRLTVEQLAAESGRPVSVFLPDGTVLGAQIPRTPAVALAERGQSLTGESAAGREVVIAVQGRADGTGVIRTVVPRDELTSGVTRAWLVLALLGVVLVLIGLAVADRLARTLVRPISELSAVSNRLANAELDARVVPAGPAELREVAGALNHLAGRIQVLLLQEREQVADLSHRLRTPLTALRLEAESLRDPDDAARITAAADGLERAVTGLIRQARWRRPPAGAVTADAATIVGDRVAFWSVLAEDTGRAVTLDLAPGPLPVGVPPDDLAAAVDALLGNVFAHTPDGTPFAVRLAPEAGQVLLTITDEGQGMPAGAVRRGASAAGSTGLGLDIARRAAQAGGGRLELRTGPGGGAQVLLRLGPPLPQQRPTDSGSGPDENGLTRP; this is encoded by the coding sequence GTGAGGGCGCGCCTCGCGCTGCTGGTCGCCGCGGTCAGCGTGCTCACCCTGATCGCGTTCCTGGTGCCGCTGGCACTGCTGGTCCGCACCGTCGCCGAAGACCGTGCCACGGTCCGGGCCACCGCCGACGCGCAGAGCCTGGTGCCGGTGGTCGGCACCGCCGACGCGGCGACCATCCGGCTCACCGTCGAGCAGCTCGCCGCGGAGTCCGGCCGGCCGGTGAGCGTCTTCCTGCCGGACGGCACGGTGCTCGGCGCCCAGATACCCCGTACGCCCGCCGTGGCGCTCGCCGAGCGAGGGCAGAGCCTCACCGGCGAGTCGGCGGCCGGCCGGGAGGTGGTCATCGCGGTGCAGGGCAGGGCGGACGGCACCGGGGTGATCCGGACCGTGGTCCCGCGCGACGAGCTGACCAGCGGGGTGACCCGGGCCTGGCTGGTGCTGGCCCTGCTCGGAGTGGTCCTGGTGCTGATCGGGTTGGCCGTCGCTGACCGGCTGGCGCGCACCTTGGTCCGGCCGATCAGCGAACTCTCCGCGGTGTCGAACCGCCTGGCGAACGCCGAGCTGGACGCCCGGGTGGTGCCGGCCGGCCCGGCGGAGCTGCGCGAGGTGGCCGGCGCGCTCAACCACCTGGCCGGCCGGATCCAGGTGCTCCTGCTACAGGAACGTGAGCAGGTCGCCGACCTGTCGCACCGGCTGCGTACACCGTTGACGGCGTTGCGGCTGGAGGCGGAGTCGCTGCGCGACCCGGACGACGCGGCCCGGATCACCGCTGCCGCCGACGGGCTCGAACGGGCGGTCACCGGACTGATCCGGCAGGCCCGGTGGCGCCGCCCGCCGGCGGGAGCGGTCACCGCGGACGCCGCGACGATCGTGGGTGACCGGGTGGCGTTCTGGTCGGTGCTGGCCGAGGACACCGGCCGTGCCGTCACCCTCGACCTGGCGCCCGGCCCGCTTCCCGTCGGTGTGCCCCCCGACGACCTGGCAGCGGCCGTGGACGCCCTGCTCGGCAACGTCTTCGCGCACACCCCCGACGGCACGCCCTTCGCCGTCCGGCTGGCCCCGGAGGCCGGTCAGGTGCTGCTCACCATCACCGACGAGGGCCAGGGGATGCCGGCCGGGGCGGTCCGGCGGGGCGCCAGCGCGGCCGGGTCGACCGGCCTCGGCCTGGACATCGCCCGGCGCGCTGCGCAGGCCGGCGGCGGACGGCTGGAGCTGCGTACCGGGCCGGGAGGCGGGGCTCAGGTGCTGCTCCGGCTCGGACCGCCGCTGCCGCAGCAGCGGCCGACAGACAGCGGGTCCGGGCCGGACGAGAACGGCTTAACCCGGCCTTAG
- a CDS encoding response regulator transcription factor, with protein sequence MARLLLIEDDLTIRTPLIRALRERGHAVAAASTAMAGLRDALDDRPDLVVLDLGLPDLDGRELLRMLRAVSSVPVIVATARDDETEIVRVLDAGADDYVVKPFTAAQLDARVRAVLRRAPSGADAADPSLVVGGLRIDPRARQVTLEGAAVELTPREFDLLHHLAGRPGQVVTKRELLTEVWQIPYGGADKTVDVHLSWLRRKLGESAVQPRYLHTVRGVGVRLEAPGEQR encoded by the coding sequence GTGGCCCGCCTGCTGCTCATCGAGGACGACCTGACGATCCGTACGCCGCTGATCCGGGCATTACGGGAACGCGGGCACGCGGTTGCCGCCGCCTCGACCGCGATGGCCGGGCTCCGCGACGCGCTGGACGACCGGCCCGACCTCGTCGTGCTCGACCTGGGCCTGCCGGATCTGGACGGGCGGGAGCTGCTGCGGATGCTGCGCGCGGTCAGCTCGGTGCCGGTCATCGTGGCCACGGCCCGCGACGACGAGACCGAGATCGTTCGGGTCCTCGACGCGGGCGCCGATGACTACGTGGTCAAGCCGTTCACCGCGGCACAGCTCGACGCCCGCGTCCGGGCGGTGCTCCGGCGGGCCCCTTCCGGAGCCGATGCGGCGGACCCGTCGCTCGTCGTGGGAGGGCTACGGATCGACCCACGCGCCCGGCAGGTCACGCTGGAGGGGGCGGCGGTGGAGTTGACTCCGCGCGAATTCGACCTGCTGCACCATCTCGCCGGTCGGCCGGGTCAGGTGGTCACCAAGCGTGAACTGCTCACCGAGGTGTGGCAGATCCCGTACGGCGGCGCCGACAAGACGGTCGACGTGCATTTGTCCTGGCTGCGCCGCAAGCTGGGCGAGAGCGCCGTGCAGCCCCGCTACCTGCACACCGTACGCGGCGTCGGGGTGCGGCTGGAGGCACCGGGGGAGCAGCGGTGA
- a CDS encoding septum formation initiator: MGRRSILVATGWVATAAVATLIGLGAIRLVGESITGTPGGVRSEAEIERALASPEPAPASTTDAAPSTPGTASAAPTASSGVRRGFATTGGTAVAECGAGGVRLVSWAPAQGYRVRDVDRGPDDDVEVKFEGSAGEYELKVRCIGSEPVAVADD, translated from the coding sequence ATGGGCCGTCGTTCGATCCTCGTCGCCACCGGGTGGGTGGCCACCGCCGCCGTGGCCACCCTGATCGGGTTGGGCGCGATCCGTCTGGTGGGTGAGAGCATCACCGGAACCCCAGGCGGGGTGCGCAGCGAGGCGGAAATCGAACGGGCACTCGCCTCGCCGGAGCCGGCGCCCGCCAGCACGACAGACGCCGCACCGTCCACGCCGGGCACGGCGAGCGCCGCGCCGACCGCCAGCTCCGGGGTCCGCCGGGGGTTCGCCACCACGGGCGGCACGGCCGTGGCCGAGTGCGGCGCCGGCGGGGTACGCCTCGTCTCCTGGGCTCCCGCGCAGGGCTACCGGGTCCGCGACGTGGATCGGGGCCCGGACGACGACGTCGAGGTCAAGTTCGAGGGGTCGGCCGGCGAGTACGAGCTGAAGGTGCGCTGCATCGGCTCGGAGCCGGTGGCCGTCGCCGACGACTGA
- a CDS encoding PadR family transcriptional regulator produces MTESPLREPTFLVLTALAESPKHGYAVIEDVLHISDGRVRLRAGTLYAVLDRLRADGLIEVEREEVVQSRLRRYYRLTALGARRLADEVARLRHNADAASVRLRRGGLRIEGGTA; encoded by the coding sequence ATGACCGAGAGTCCACTCCGGGAGCCGACGTTCCTGGTGCTCACCGCGTTGGCTGAGTCACCCAAGCACGGCTATGCCGTCATCGAGGACGTTCTACATATCTCCGATGGTCGGGTGCGACTGCGTGCGGGCACCCTCTACGCCGTTCTCGACCGGCTCCGGGCTGACGGCCTCATCGAGGTCGAGCGCGAAGAGGTGGTGCAGTCCCGGTTGCGCCGTTACTACCGGCTCACCGCCCTGGGGGCGCGTCGGCTCGCGGATGAGGTCGCCCGCCTGCGACACAACGCTGACGCCGCCAGCGTGCGGCTGCGCCGTGGTGGCCTGCGGATCGAGGGGGGCACGGCGTGA